CCCTCTCTCTCTCAGCTCTATATCTATCCCGCATCTGACTGCGGCGAGCCTCACGTTCCGTTGACGATTTTTCATCTCTTGCTGAACGTAGTCTTCTGGCATCCACTGTACTACGACCTATGTTCGAACGACGACGCTTCCAGCCAtgactttataatttttgtgaaaatttactcaGTTCTATATGTATGATTACCTATCCACAAATTGTCATATTATTAGATGTGCCGcagttaaaaatatgtaaatacttaccatttagaaacaaaagataattactgatgtaatatcttgaaaaatattttttttaaattatatgctgtaaagagTCATACACATAGAtctatattaaaacaacaatgtatttaaggtatttaattggTTAAGGATTAATGATGTACCTATTTGCTGAAATCACTTCgaaaataagctattagttgtcgtaaaaagtaaatgacaaaaaatgttattgtatggaatcgatagcaaactaaacgcgctccgaatcaataaaaactattcaaaaactgtattttaacacgttccctgtcccaatacagaaatgcaaaattgaccgacacGTCCAACAgcgttttttgaataattagtttttttgtagtcatagcTTTATAtatactaataattaaaaaaaacggatgtagggtatttctacctgaaacacatatggtccatgagcgtagagggacatttttgcttctgcacgttcatgaaacacatgtggtttatataccccctgacgcacatatggctcaggaacgtatcagtgcttatcaggcgcacgtttcctgaaccatatgtggctcagcggacatGGAACGTGTAAATTATGTGGgatttactaatatagaacgtgaaaatagcgttttatttcgctgtaaaactaataattaaaaaaaacggatgtagggtatttctacctgaaacacatatggtccatgagcgtagagggacatttttgtttctgcacgttcatgaaacacatgtggtttatataccccctgacgcacatatggctcaggaacgtatcagtgcttatcaggcgcacgtttcctgaaccatatgtggctcagcggacatGGAACGTGTAAATTATGTGGgatttactaatatagaacgtgaaaatagcgttttatttcgctgtaaaactaataattaaaaaaaacggatgtagggtatttctacctgaaacacatatggtccatgagcgtagagggacatttttgcttctgcacgttcatgaaacacatgtggtttatataccccctgacgcacatatggctcaggaacgtatcagtgcttatcaggcgcacgtttcctgaaccatatgtggctcagcggacatGGAACGTGTAAATTATGTGGgatttactaatatagaacgtgaaaatagcgttttatttcgctgtaaaattgtatgtgcatataattacatggaattcagtacatacatagatacatatgtacatacgtccgaaatgaaataatgcgagcgattcgtaaatacatacatacatacgtcaccatacgatgtaattcaacattaatgaggtgtggtgagattatcgcttaacgcctgttgtttcattcggttgacagcgaataaacacacaaacagctttttttggaaaaagagctgcttttgtttaaacaattttggttaaataacaaatatatcaaTGTTTTGTTTGATGCataacgaaagtaaatatttcaaagttaaactctaagaaagtttcattttaattggttgattcgtttatgatttatggccgtgaaaacaaaaaaattatgttattttgccacattttgaccgattgccacgccccctttatatatttcttcacattatatagatataaaccttcctcttcaatcaatctatctttaaaaaaaaaccgcataaaaatccgttgcgtagttttaaagatttaagcgaTTACGTggacatagggacagaaaaagcggctttgttttataatatgtagtgattATGTGAACATGTGTCATGgtaacatatattatatgtatgtgtacttgtATACACTTtggtattattttattgtttacgGTACGAGTAGTAAAAAAACAACTATACAAAGTACGagagattttaatttataaatattgcagCCTCACACACAGTGCCGGGAGGCATAGCGGATGAACAGTCAAATGTTTGCGGTTGTTTCCTATATTAAGTAACTTCGTTTCGGGGAACTGCTGTCACTGGCAATTGGTTTGAAGGTGGTGCTGTGCCGTTGTTTGTACAGATTACGTGGTTGTATATATATCTCTTTTAAATCTTCAGAAAATATGCTATCCTCATTGCCTCCGAAAGTGGCATTTACCGTCCGCAACTCCATATCCTTCTTGTAAATATTCTCCACCAAGGTTTGGCGCCTTTTATCGCGCACATTTCGCATCTCTGCTGATTTCTCTACCATAAAATGTTTGCTACCTATTTTTGTGCAATTCACAATTATAGATAGCAATACACAAAATTCCACAATGGCAACAATAAGACTGGCGCACAAAAACAGCACATACTGCTCACGATACCAGTTGTCCAAATAAGTGAGGCAAGGCGCTGTATGGCGATGTTCCGCAAAATCAGATTTCTGTAACATTTGACACTGTGATTCATTCACTGGCTTTGGATCCAAGTAGGACATCTTCTCATTGGCATTTGTCAAGATGCAACAGGTGAGTGGTACTACCCACTCACGTTGACCATAACGTTGCAACTTCCAGAGAGAGGTATCATAATTGATGTCGCTATTCATTCCGCAGCAACCGAAACGTGCTTGTGCCAAGTCCATGGCAATGGTGAACTGTTCTTTACCGGGAACACCATAGTTGCCCTGCAGGGTCTTTACCATTTTAGACTCATCCAAGCTGATGCCCAGGCAGTGGGGCCACAAAGTGATGGCCAGGCAGACCATCGACTCGGCTAAGAGCAAGACGACCACAGCGAAGAAATATAAACTGAGACAACAGTAAGTGTGTAGACAGGACGCCCAAAAGCCGGTTATAGCGGCGAGCACTGCCACCAAGCCGGCCACAGCCAGACCAACCGAGATGTAGTAGAACAAGGGCTGAGGTAAGTTGTTGAGTTTCTCACTAGTGGCAGCCAACAAGCGAGAAAGTAGGATGCGCTTGGAATCGGTGAACAAATAGAAACCGGAAACGATGAGCGTCATTCCACAGagctgcaacaaaaaaaaaaagaaaaataaatgcaattgattaaactttatttaggattaatttttcaaaattgtaaaaaaattaaattatgtttaATGACATTTATTATATTACTAATATCGCGGAATGcactcaaacaaatttttgattacAATCTCGCTGTGGCCAATGTGAAACCATCAATTGTTCAATAAGAATGCAGatgtgctttgtttttattttgccttgGTGGTATGAGCGTAGCAACATAGAAAGTTCAAAAGTGTAACtgttagtaaaaaatattttcattaaaggtAGATAAAAACTCGAAAATAAACCTAACGCCAAATCCACCATCaacaaaggaaacaaaaaatttgttttatataagcAACGAAGCATAACGTACAACACCGAAAATCGTTTGGACTAGCAGATGCACcgtgggttttttttaaatatatgtatggacTAATTTTGCTCATTAAAAATGCTAACACAAGATGAAATAACTTCTGGTTGCAATATATAAACATAGTTTACTTGATCAAGTTGTTTGATTAAGCGAAAGCAATTACTGCCCATGACAGTCggctctacgttaccggaacggtCGGGATTTATATcaggccaaggactgtcactctagTAGCCCTCCCGTGcatttatggggaatgtttatgctgctacaacaacaacaaccacccaaaataaacaaatatttgaatgctacggaaacagaaatatttttttagagtccttcattttttgaaccactgctgtgaaaacaaacaaactttATCCAAATCTAGTACGTCATAGACCaaatcaaatatgtatgtacatttgtatatgtagataaattttaatgtatgcaaaattaaaaaaaattatagatttatgtataaatacgagtaaatattttgaaataaaaaaaattaggcttaccaaaaaaagaagattgcaGCAATTGAGCAAAACTTTGTGTTTGAACAAGCGTGTCATTGTTcactatttgttttatttactttttggtGGATCTCGTAAATAGTAAAATTGAGGTAGTCAAtaatgtttatatatgtatgtcgatGGCTTTGCTTACACTTCCTTTCTCAATAACATTGAGCCATTTGCCACTTCAAATGGTAATTTCTAATCCCAATAATGATAGTTCTAATAATGGCAATGATAATAGTGTCGGTGGCGGCGGTTGCTACAATGCCGCGGCGCATTaaatttgttgattcgaatTAAAAGAGTTCAATTAAAGAATCGACCCTGCTTCGCCAGTAAAATTGTGCACGCAATGTTGAGTTCAAAGCTATAGAATCTTATCTTCAATATATTGGCATGAACCAACCATTtgttctttaattatttccGAGTGCTATTTATCGTTAGTTTATTTAATTGCGTTTTCAATTAAATCCAACCCTTGCACAATCAACGTTAATCACATCTAAAAAAGCCGATCCGTCGTAGTGCGTCTactaaataaaactgatttgGCGAGTGTAGTTTGACTGGTGGCAAGTACACACAACGCGCAACAACTGTTTGGATAAGCTTCATAGATCAgctacaaatgtacatacatacatagctggGAGCACGTACCTTCGCTCTAGCCAAGAGTTATTATTGGTGGCCTACAAACTTACAAATATGCTTGCAGGTTCTGTTTTCTCCAAATGACCCACTATAATATGTATCTTAACGCTCTCTTAATGCTCTCTTCCGCCACTGACATTTCTCTCATAATGgtatttttgagttttctgCGCTTGCGTTGCGATATGGAGCATTTGGGAGAGTCATAAAGggtttaaaaaaatgataaaagtgAACATTGTTTCAAATGCATACAAGTAGAGATTTCAGAACAATAACCAACTATGTATATGCTGTAAATTCTAGAGTAAACAAACcaaaacatgtatgtatatacattcatacagtCAGTCAGAAAAGTTTTTCGTTTACAATGCTCCACTTCGTTAATTTTAGTATAGTTTCTAGTTTAATTAAAAGCCTCATGAAACAAAGTTTTAAACagtgttaaaatatattatatatatatatatatatattaaaataaatttaaccgcttccaattcttaaaaaaaaccaccacgtttttatatttcatcaatttttatttcaattcttttcttcttttacgACCCGTCACCGCAGAAAATCATATACAAAATTGAACGCGTCTTAACCGACAAAATCAAATTCAAGACAAAGAAATAAGAACATAAGTCCCGCTAtaattcatatatatgtatacataaagaGTCTTAGGAATTAggtatttatgtaataaaatcaAAGCCTACTATGTATTAATACAACCTATTGGCCTCTGATCACGCTCCAGCATGCTTGTCAAgcaggcttatatgtgtgcgtgtcgggtgacactcgtacttgcttcgtgtcacacatacttgttgtcggcttttgcatgatgaaaatcaaaaattttagatattagcgtcaagcacccgacacgcacacatataagcctgcTGGACAAGCATGCTGGAGCGTTGCCAGAGGCCATATCTCGTTTTAACCAAAGCAACTAGTCTTGTTCATTTTACATGTCACtgcaacaaacacacacatacatatgtgtgcatatcacatgaatttatatttacatatatatttataagcgTAAGGAAACTTACATTAGGTTGTGCCATCACAATAAAGCGATGTTTTTTACAGTGACTTCAACACACCTCCTCAAAATTAACAAGAAACAGAAGTTATATGGAAACATACAAATATGAtaacactagcaaacccggcccccttcgctgggcacactaaaatagaatagatatggtttagaacagaaaatatatggttttcatattatttatttcttttttctttattcaagcgctttggcataaacaatattttttgtttttctatttgtttttgagtaaatatctatactaatattataaagaggaaaactttgtttgtttgtaacgaataggctcaaaaactactggaccgattttaaaaattctttcaccattcgaaaactacattatccacgagtaacatggattacattttattttggaaaaaatagggttccgtaagatatttggatttttcggacacaaactgaaaaaaatcttatatataaaataaagtcaactttttgtgtgtgttcgctaaccggccgtgtctgcaccgaattaaaccaaacttacacacattgctaagaaggtattgaagatggtttccgtatagtttgaatacctactgaaggatagggctcgagatataggtcaaaacgtggacccgggtaaccttcggatgtgtatgtacaatatgggtatcaaatggaagctgttggtgaatgctttagttcagagtatttttcatgccgctccgtgactagggtctcgagatagagaccaaaacgtggaccctagaatgtgtttatacaatatggatatcaaattgaagctgttggtgaatgctttagtacagagtatttttcatgccgctccgtgactagggtctcgagatataggtcaaaacgtggacccgggtaacctttggttgtgtatgtacaatatgggtatcaaatgaaagctgttgataagtgctttaatacggggtaattttcatatctattgatgactagggtctggaaatatatgccaaaacgtggacccgccgtgtctttgcaccgaattaaaccaaacttacacacattgttaaggaggtattgaagatggtttccgtatagtttggatacctattggtagatagggtctcgagatataggtcaaaacgtggacccgggtaaccttcggatgtatatgtacaatatgggtatcaaatggaagctgttggtgaatgctttagttcagagtatttccatccgctccgtgactagggtctcgagatagagaccaaaacgtggaccctagaatgtgtttgtacaatatggatatcaaatgaaagctgttgataagtgctttaatacggggtaattttcatacctattgatgactagggtctcgaaatatatgccaaaacgtggacccgccgtgtctttgcaccgaattaaaccaaacttacacacattgctaaggaggtattgaagatggtttccgtatagtttgaatacctattggtagatagggtctcgagatataggtcaaaacgtggacccgggtaaccttcggacgtgtatgtacaatatgggtatcaaatgaaagctgttggtgaatgctttagtccagagtatttttcatgccgctccgtgactagggtctcgagatagagaccaaaacgtggaccctagaatgtgtttatacaatatggatatcaaattgaagctgttggtgaatgctttagtacagagtatttttcatgccgctccgtgactagggtctcgagatataggtcaaaacgtggacccgggtaacctttggttgtgtatgtacaatatgggtatcaaatgaaagctgttgataagtgctttaatacggggtaattttcatacctattgatgactagggtctcgaaatatatgccaaaacgtggagccgCCGTGtatttgcaccgaattaaaccaaacttatgcacattgttaagtaagtattgaaaatgggtttcgtaaagtttggttgtaattcggagcagtggcaacgggtacagcgttcttttgagccagccataatgtcgcttacttttttaacgcttggggcggaactgaactgtcaaattgacagtgtgagttacaatgtgtcaatatttctttctgatttggatgccataaggaaaaaacgtaagtgcaac
The sequence above is drawn from the Anastrepha obliqua isolate idAnaObli1 chromosome 4, idAnaObli1_1.0, whole genome shotgun sequence genome and encodes:
- the LOC129245691 gene encoding tetraspanin-11 isoform X4, which produces MTLIVSGFYLFTDSKRILLSRLLAATSEKLNNLPQPLFYYISVGLAVAGLVAVLAAITGFWASCLHTYCCLSLYFFAVVVLLLAESMVCLAITLWPHCLGISLDESKMVKTLQGNYGVPGKEQFTIAMDLAQARFGCCGMNSDINYDTSLWKLQRYGQREWVVPLTCCILTNANEKMSYLDPKPVNESQCQMLQKSDFAEHRHTAPCLTYLDNWYREQYVLFLCASLIVAIVEFCVLLSIIVNCTKIGSKHFMVEKSAEMRNVRDKRRQTLVENIYKKDMELRTVNATFGGNEDSIFSEDLKEIYIQPRNLYKQRHSTTFKPIASDSSSPKRSYLI
- the LOC129245691 gene encoding tetraspanin-11 isoform X2, producing the protein MTRLFKHKVLLNCCNLLFLLCGMTLIVSGFYLFTDSKRILLSRLLAATSEKLNNLPQPLFYYISVGLAVAGLVAVLAAITGFWASCLHTYCCLSLYFFAVVVLLLAESMVCLAITLWPHCLGISLDESKMVKTLQGNYGVPGKEQFTIAMDLAQARFGCCGMNSDINYDTSLWKLQRYGQREWVVPLTCCILTNANEKMSYLDPKPVNESQCQMLQKSDFAEHRHTAPCLTYLDNWYREQYVLFLCASLIVAIVEFCVLLSIIVNCTKIGSKHFMVEKSAEMRNVRDKRRQTLVENIYKKDMELRTVNATFGGNEDSIFSEDLKEIYIQPRNLYKQRHSTTFKPIASDSSSPKRSYLI
- the LOC129245691 gene encoding tetraspanin-11 isoform X3, with translation MFNFLCGMTLIVSGFYLFTDSKRILLSRLLAATSEKLNNLPQPLFYYISVGLAVAGLVAVLAAITGFWASCLHTYCCLSLYFFAVVVLLLAESMVCLAITLWPHCLGISLDESKMVKTLQGNYGVPGKEQFTIAMDLAQARFGCCGMNSDINYDTSLWKLQRYGQREWVVPLTCCILTNANEKMSYLDPKPVNESQCQMLQKSDFAEHRHTAPCLTYLDNWYREQYVLFLCASLIVAIVEFCVLLSIIVNCTKIGSKHFMVEKSAEMRNVRDKRRQTLVENIYKKDMELRTVNATFGGNEDSIFSEDLKEIYIQPRNLYKQRHSTTFKPIASDSSSPKRSYLI
- the LOC129245691 gene encoding tetraspanin-11 isoform X1, with the protein product MISTRRSPLSYLCFFIFGFVGSALTKGTNQSTGRYLCGMTLIVSGFYLFTDSKRILLSRLLAATSEKLNNLPQPLFYYISVGLAVAGLVAVLAAITGFWASCLHTYCCLSLYFFAVVVLLLAESMVCLAITLWPHCLGISLDESKMVKTLQGNYGVPGKEQFTIAMDLAQARFGCCGMNSDINYDTSLWKLQRYGQREWVVPLTCCILTNANEKMSYLDPKPVNESQCQMLQKSDFAEHRHTAPCLTYLDNWYREQYVLFLCASLIVAIVEFCVLLSIIVNCTKIGSKHFMVEKSAEMRNVRDKRRQTLVENIYKKDMELRTVNATFGGNEDSIFSEDLKEIYIQPRNLYKQRHSTTFKPIASDSSSPKRSYLI